The Bombus vancouverensis nearcticus chromosome 9, iyBomVanc1_principal, whole genome shotgun sequence genome includes a window with the following:
- the LOC117158940 gene encoding uncharacterized protein LOC117158940 gives MDRQVITTKLLFLILLLFASSVRAKDHARSNSLTPNEAVKPVEEFVEESSTEDQFSLESATTTESATTVQTYQKLTLSINARKNISREFRPSVHLGEIKESRISNVPFNAVHHFNFDNGVAPASYHRHLKDFQIVFQPTAKTLQTLQAGNQGNSYQNLFETVVAPTEESKKDGTTQNGYVKFQDDGLDAVRVEYDDSSKDQAFHQQFSHSVTENMGAQYDSADQQIFQNLEKPVFDQQTSTVWGKPSKFQAESEKHEGSFSKPELNADPLKMSHYTGFYDHQNQQQSNLKNFELFRKPSNGVVYVQESSFLTTRKYPYPIYQPHRGYHQVDFINDERPSYPVKKRVSVWKKIFHLIGAILPLGLLIAALTPNVVKVDNTTQPNIVLSKWRVADLPVEHKHARYTDPFNDCEERSICDMILAGGDAGSTVLQNILWNLATRTSTTMAKESGLHDVFEAVKKKDCTNVLC, from the exons ATGGACCGGCAGGTTATTACGACGAAACTGTTATTCCTCATCTTGTTGCTATTCGCAAGCTCAGTCCGCGCCAAAGATCACGCAAGATCGAACAGCCTAACTCCAAACGAGGCGGTGAAGCCAGTGGAAGAATTCGTCGAGGAGTCCTCCACCGAAGACCAATTTTCGTTGGAATCCGCGACGACCACAGAGTCTGCCACAACTGTACAGACCTACCAGAAGCTGACACTGTCCATCAATGCCAGGAAAAACATTTCCAGAGAATTCAGACCCAGTGTACATCTAG GTGAAATTAAGGAATCGAGAATCAGTAATGTTCCCTTCAACGCTGTTCATCATTTCAACTTCGACAATGGAGTGGCTCCTGCCTCGTATCACCGACATTTAAAAGATTTCCAAATAGTCTTCCAGCCTACGGCGAAGACTCTGCAAACTCTTCAGGCTGGTAATCAAGGGAATTCTTACCAGAATTTATTCGAAACTGTCGTTGCACCAACTGAAGAGAGTAAGAAAGATGGGACGACGCAGAATGGTTACGTCAAATTTCAAGACGATGGGTTGGACGCTGTCAGAGTCGAATACGACGACTCTTCGAAGGATCAAGCTTTCCATCAACAGTTCTCTCATTCGGTTACGGAAAATATGGGGGCGCAGTACGATTCCGCGGACCAACAAATCTTCCAGAATTTAGAGAAGCCTGTTTTCGATCAACAAACGTCCACCGTTTGGGGAAAACCGTCAAAATTTCAGGCTGAAAGTGAGaaacacgagggaagcttttcAAAACCGGAACTGAACGCTGATCCTTTAAAGATGTCACATTATACTGGATTTTACGATCATCAGAATCAGCAACAGTCAAATCTGAAAAATTTCGAGTTATTCAGGAAGCCGAGTAACGGGGTGGTCTACGTCCAGGAGTCGTCGTTTCTCACAACTAGGAAGTATCCTTATCCTATCTATCAGCCACACCGTGGATATCATCAGGTTGATTTTATCAACGACGAACGTCCGTCTTATCCTGTTAAGAAAAG AGTGTCCGTCTGGAAAAAGATCTTCCATTTGATCGGCGCTATTCTGCCTCTCGGTCTGCTCATAGCTGCTCTGACTCCAAATGTCGTAAAGGTCGACAACACTAC CCAGCCTAACATCGTTTTGTCCAAGTGGAGGGTCGCTGACCTTCCAGTGGAACATAAACACGCGAGATACACGGATCCCTTCAACGACTGCGAGGAAAGATCCATTTGTGATATGATCTTGGCTGGCGGTGACGCTGGATCCACCGTGTTGCAGAACATTTTATGGAACCTGGCGACAAG aaCATCGACAACAATGGCGAAAGAAAGCGGGCTTCACGATGTTTTCGAGGCGGTGAAGAAAAAGGATTGTACCAACGTCCTTTGTTAA